One Paenarthrobacter aurescens TC1 DNA window includes the following coding sequences:
- the trx gene encoding thioredoxin (identified by match to protein family HMM PF00085; match to protein family HMM TIGR01068) has translation MNKAIIKCPHCGKSNRVPAAADGRPRCGNCHHDLPWVVEAGDDDFSAIAERPGVPVLVDFWAVWCGPCRVVSPVLDKLAYERAGQIKLVKVDVDHSPQLSARFAIQAVPTLMVIVDGKIVARQAGAAPAPVLRSWLEEALTK, from the coding sequence ATGAATAAAGCCATCATCAAATGTCCTCACTGTGGCAAGTCGAACCGCGTTCCGGCCGCCGCCGACGGTCGGCCGCGCTGCGGGAATTGCCACCACGACCTCCCTTGGGTGGTTGAAGCGGGCGACGACGACTTTAGTGCGATCGCCGAACGGCCCGGTGTTCCGGTACTGGTGGACTTTTGGGCGGTGTGGTGTGGGCCGTGCCGCGTGGTGAGCCCTGTGCTGGACAAGTTGGCATACGAGCGCGCCGGGCAGATCAAACTTGTGAAGGTCGATGTGGATCACTCGCCGCAGCTCTCTGCCAGGTTCGCGATACAGGCGGTGCCGACGTTGATGGTCATTGTTGACGGCAAGATCGTGGCGAGGCAGGCCGGCGCGGCTCCCGCGCCGGTGTTGAGGTCCTGGTTGGAGGAAGCACTCACGAAGTAG
- the metE gene encoding Methionine synthase (identified by similarity to GB:AAK29462.1; match to protein family HMM PF01717) gives MNTLLPTTVVGSLPKPSWLAQPETLWSPWKLEGDELLEGKQDALRIAIHEQTRRGIDIVSDGEQTRQHFVTTFIEHLSGVDFEQRKTVRIRDRYDASVPTVVGAVRRERPVFVEDAKFLRATTDRPIKWTLPGPMTMVDTLYDDHYKSREKLAWEFAAILNQEAKELEAAGVDIIQFDEPAFNVFLDEVKDWGVAALERAAEGLRAETAVHICYGYGIKANTDWKATLGSQWRQYEETFPLLQSSSIDIISLESQNSHVPMDLIELLRGKKVMLGAIDVASEIIETPEDVANTLRKALQFVDADKLIASSNCGMAPFPRDVALAKLSALSAGTNIIREELARSATPVS, from the coding sequence ATGAACACACTTTTGCCCACCACCGTTGTCGGAAGCCTGCCGAAACCATCGTGGCTCGCACAGCCGGAGACTCTTTGGTCCCCGTGGAAACTGGAAGGAGATGAGCTGCTCGAGGGCAAGCAAGATGCTCTGCGCATCGCCATCCACGAACAGACCCGACGCGGCATCGACATCGTCAGCGACGGCGAGCAAACCCGCCAGCACTTCGTCACCACCTTTATCGAACATCTCAGCGGGGTCGACTTTGAACAGCGTAAGACCGTGCGCATCCGCGATCGCTACGACGCGAGCGTGCCGACCGTCGTCGGAGCGGTGCGCCGCGAGCGTCCGGTATTCGTCGAAGACGCAAAGTTCCTCCGCGCAACCACAGACCGGCCGATCAAATGGACTCTTCCCGGCCCCATGACCATGGTGGACACGCTCTACGATGACCACTACAAGAGCCGCGAGAAGCTGGCCTGGGAATTCGCTGCAATCCTGAACCAGGAAGCGAAAGAACTGGAGGCGGCCGGCGTGGACATCATCCAGTTCGACGAGCCCGCGTTCAATGTCTTCCTCGATGAGGTCAAGGACTGGGGCGTGGCTGCGCTGGAGAGGGCGGCAGAAGGGCTGCGTGCGGAGACCGCCGTGCATATCTGCTATGGCTACGGGATCAAGGCGAATACTGACTGGAAAGCGACGCTCGGCTCACAGTGGCGGCAGTACGAGGAAACGTTCCCGCTGCTTCAGAGCTCCAGCATCGACATCATCTCGCTGGAATCCCAGAACTCCCACGTGCCCATGGACCTCATCGAGCTCCTCCGCGGCAAGAAAGTCATGCTCGGGGCAATCGACGTCGCAAGCGAGATTATCGAGACCCCGGAGGACGTCGCCAACACCCTCCGCAAGGCCCTGCAGTTCGTCGATGCGGACAAGCTCATCGCCAGCTCCAACTGCGGCATGGCACCGTTCCCCCGGGACGTCGCACTGGCCAAGCTGAGTGCTCTCAGCGCAGGGACGAACATCATTCGCGAAGAACTCGCCCGCTCTGCAACCCCGGTGTCATAA
- a CDS encoding putative multicopper oxidase family protein (identified by match to protein family HMM PF07731; match to protein family HMM PF07732) has product MKPLTRRHLLVLGAAGAGATAAGAAGLWLTTGPGAQPLYTQELDLTEPHVLTSRDRVLEVQLVAAPAQVQIGRREASVQAYNDSLPGPTLRVGPGDTIRISLHNGLLAPTNLHVHGLHVSPQGNSDNRFVSVAPGETFDYEFTLPADHPPGTYWYHPHHHGHAADQVAGGLYGAIVVEDTEPISITRERLMVISDLSLDADGNLARADRMQQVMGREGQIVLVNGQIRPQLRAAAGERERWRIINACPSRYLRLSLSGQQVRLLSRDNGRLPEPEGVTEVVLAPGNRVELLVETREANSTLAAAPVDRGSMSPMMGGAIGGGTQSGGGPLELCSLTVSPSMSTDLRPVTNGRPLRDLRKEPLAAARTLTLGAGTDAEMGMGSGQGSMMSFTINGRTFDPQRVDETTAVGTVEEWALVNSSSMDHPLHLHVWPMQVIHDGDREVTEPRWQDVVNVPARGRVTIRVAFDDFPGRTVFHCHILDHEDQGMMATVQAI; this is encoded by the coding sequence GTGAAACCTTTGACGCGTCGCCACCTGCTGGTGCTGGGTGCAGCAGGGGCCGGCGCTACGGCCGCCGGAGCTGCCGGGCTGTGGCTGACCACCGGCCCCGGCGCTCAGCCCCTATACACCCAGGAGCTGGACCTGACCGAACCCCACGTGCTGACCAGCCGTGACCGTGTGCTTGAAGTTCAGCTAGTCGCTGCACCGGCCCAGGTGCAGATCGGCAGGAGGGAGGCTTCGGTGCAGGCATATAACGACTCCTTGCCCGGACCGACGCTACGGGTCGGCCCTGGCGACACTATCAGGATCTCCCTGCATAACGGGCTGCTGGCACCCACGAACCTGCATGTGCACGGGCTGCATGTCTCCCCGCAGGGCAACAGCGATAACCGCTTTGTCAGCGTTGCCCCCGGCGAAACATTCGATTACGAGTTCACACTGCCTGCGGACCACCCACCGGGCACTTACTGGTACCACCCCCATCACCACGGCCATGCCGCCGACCAGGTGGCCGGTGGCCTCTACGGAGCAATTGTGGTGGAGGACACCGAACCGATTTCGATCACCCGTGAGAGGTTGATGGTGATCTCCGATTTGTCTCTGGACGCCGACGGCAACCTCGCACGGGCGGACCGGATGCAGCAGGTGATGGGACGCGAAGGGCAGATCGTTTTGGTCAACGGCCAAATCCGTCCACAATTGCGCGCCGCTGCCGGAGAACGGGAACGCTGGCGGATCATCAACGCCTGTCCCTCTCGATACCTGCGATTGTCACTTTCAGGACAGCAGGTCCGCCTCCTCAGCCGTGACAATGGCCGTTTGCCAGAGCCTGAGGGCGTCACTGAGGTGGTTCTCGCTCCGGGGAATCGGGTAGAACTCCTCGTAGAAACCCGCGAAGCGAATTCCACGCTCGCCGCCGCCCCCGTGGATCGCGGCAGCATGAGCCCCATGATGGGCGGCGCCATAGGAGGTGGTACCCAGTCCGGTGGAGGCCCGCTCGAATTATGTTCTCTGACCGTCTCCCCAAGCATGAGCACTGATCTCCGGCCAGTGACCAACGGCCGGCCCCTACGCGATCTGCGGAAGGAACCTCTCGCTGCCGCCCGAACACTGACCTTGGGTGCGGGGACAGATGCGGAAATGGGTATGGGCAGCGGACAGGGCAGCATGATGTCCTTCACCATCAACGGACGCACGTTCGACCCCCAAAGAGTCGACGAGACAACCGCAGTGGGCACCGTTGAGGAATGGGCCCTGGTCAACTCCAGTTCCATGGACCACCCCCTCCACCTGCACGTGTGGCCCATGCAGGTCATCCATGATGGGGACCGCGAAGTAACCGAACCCAGATGGCAGGATGTGGTCAATGTCCCTGCCCGCGGCCGGGTGACAATCCGGGTGGCCTTCGATGACTTCCCCGGCCGCACCGTCTTCCACTGCCACATCCTCGACCACGAAGACCAAGGCATGATGGCTACCGTCCAGGCCATCTGA
- a CDS encoding putative low temperature requirement protein LtrA (identified by match to protein family HMM PF06772), whose product MVRARSLMRSATSGDRVTRVELFFDLVFVFALSQLSHHLLEHLSWLGAGETFVLLLAVYKVWVYTTWSATLLDTSLREVQWMLLIVMLVTLFMNASIDSSFGAFGWLFVACYLAVQLGRGAWMLTAGLDETTHNHFVRTLTWGFMSAPFWIAGVFFDAVPRLMIWGVAAAIDLLGHMLAHRLPGRKTEGSRVPLPGERMFERFGLFYLIALGETILSTGLAIAGNLEDPLIFVTGTVGLAGSIAIWWCYFHSLERDILDKLATVDDHFRPGILAGNTLLMLLAGLILVAAGDQLVISDPSARPELSTVLLLFGGPALFLAGRGIFIRQVLGLRHPTDLIGIGTLAVLAGLSLLLPAFVAAMGALLPLIGVAVADTVIRRRRFKQPIN is encoded by the coding sequence ATGGTCCGTGCCAGGTCGCTGATGCGCTCCGCGACCTCCGGAGACCGGGTTACCCGCGTGGAACTGTTCTTCGACCTGGTCTTCGTCTTCGCGCTGTCACAGCTGTCCCATCATTTACTGGAACATCTGTCCTGGCTGGGTGCCGGGGAGACATTCGTGCTGCTTCTGGCGGTCTACAAGGTATGGGTGTACACCACTTGGTCAGCAACATTGCTGGACACTTCGCTGCGGGAAGTGCAGTGGATGCTGCTGATCGTCATGCTGGTCACGCTGTTCATGAACGCCTCCATCGACTCGTCATTTGGCGCTTTCGGCTGGCTGTTCGTTGCCTGCTATCTGGCGGTCCAGTTGGGCCGCGGTGCGTGGATGCTTACGGCGGGACTGGATGAGACAACGCACAACCATTTCGTGCGCACGCTGACTTGGGGGTTTATGAGCGCGCCTTTTTGGATTGCCGGGGTCTTCTTTGATGCGGTGCCACGTCTGATGATCTGGGGTGTTGCTGCCGCGATTGACCTTCTTGGCCATATGCTGGCTCACCGATTGCCGGGCCGCAAAACCGAAGGAAGCCGGGTTCCGCTCCCGGGGGAAAGGATGTTTGAGCGGTTTGGTTTGTTCTACCTGATCGCGCTCGGCGAGACAATCCTCTCGACCGGCCTGGCAATAGCGGGGAACCTGGAGGACCCTCTGATCTTTGTGACGGGGACTGTAGGTTTGGCTGGAAGCATCGCCATCTGGTGGTGCTACTTCCATAGCCTCGAACGGGACATCCTGGACAAGCTCGCCACGGTCGATGATCATTTTCGGCCAGGCATATTGGCGGGTAACACCTTGTTGATGCTCCTGGCTGGCCTGATCCTTGTGGCTGCGGGCGATCAGCTTGTGATCAGCGATCCGTCCGCCCGTCCGGAACTGTCCACCGTTCTGCTCCTGTTTGGCGGCCCCGCCCTCTTCCTTGCCGGCCGAGGCATTTTTATCCGCCAGGTGTTGGGCCTGCGCCATCCAACTGATCTCATCGGCATCGGCACCTTGGCGGTGCTGGCAGGCTTGAGCCTTCTCCTGCCCGCCTTCGTTGCCGCTATGGGCGCATTGCTTCCCCTTATTGGCGTAGCAGTTGCCGACACCGTGATCCGTCGCCGCCGATTCAAACAGCCAATCAACTGA
- a CDS encoding catalase (identified by match to protein family HMM PF00199; match to protein family HMM PF01965; match to protein family HMM PF06628), whose product MPTEDNIKIPGAPSIEQPAVEEPTASREPLPPKPDQQGPEAVSPTGSPTGAPANSRAQSGQYLTTAQGLRLGDTDHSLKAGPRGPILLQDHHLREKITHFDHERIPERVVHARGAGAHGTFRSYGTASKITKAGFLAPDVETPVFVRFSTVLGSRGSADTVRDTRGFSTKFYTDEGTYDLVGNNIPVFFIQDGIKFPDLIHAGKPHPDREIPQAQSAHDTFWDFVSLHTEAQAHTMWNMSDRGIPRSYRTMEGFGVHTFRLVDAAGKTTLVKFHWKPKLGVHSLVWEEAQIINGMDPDFHRRDLADAIESGAYPEWELGIQTFPDTEDQMFEGIDLLDPTKFVPEELAPVQPIGLMTLNANPTNYFAETEQVAFHPGHLVPGIDVTNDPLLQVRLFSYLDTQISRLGGPNFAQIPINRPHAPVNDMLRDGMHQTAVHGGVAPYHPNSLDGGCPFMAGQDVGAFVDVPEEIAAGIKERRNPASFDDHFSQARLFFRSLTSVEQDHVIQAYTFELGKCYEAVIRERQLMALANIDAGLCAAVAKGLGMPAPTATVDTQDVEPSPAVSQIGGKWPVAGRVVGIIADTESDLSLVAAAREAVDAAGMVPLIIAPTGGVIEPEHGAAVTVQRSYLTARSIEFDAIIAAGGGIPAADAVPGRDAKAGEPGATLDPRVVLMVSEAFRHGKAIGAWGPGAAVLDAAGVPQDAPGIISGEGPDTVIPVVRELLSAHRAWERFPAAGSAS is encoded by the coding sequence GTGCCAACTGAGGACAACATTAAGATTCCAGGGGCTCCGTCGATTGAGCAGCCCGCCGTAGAAGAGCCCACAGCGTCGCGTGAGCCTTTGCCGCCGAAGCCTGATCAGCAGGGGCCGGAGGCCGTGTCACCCACGGGGAGCCCCACCGGCGCACCCGCAAACTCACGTGCCCAGTCCGGCCAGTACCTGACAACGGCCCAAGGTCTGAGGCTCGGAGATACAGACCATTCCTTGAAGGCCGGGCCGCGGGGCCCGATTTTGCTGCAGGACCATCACTTGCGTGAGAAGATCACGCACTTTGATCACGAGAGAATTCCTGAGCGCGTGGTCCACGCCAGAGGAGCCGGGGCGCATGGAACGTTCCGCTCTTACGGCACGGCTTCGAAGATCACCAAGGCAGGGTTCCTTGCGCCGGATGTAGAAACCCCGGTGTTCGTGAGGTTTTCCACTGTTCTGGGATCCAGAGGGTCGGCTGATACGGTCCGTGACACCCGTGGCTTCTCCACCAAGTTCTACACGGATGAGGGCACCTACGACCTGGTGGGGAATAACATTCCTGTTTTCTTCATTCAGGACGGCATCAAGTTCCCGGACCTCATCCACGCGGGGAAACCGCATCCTGACAGGGAAATCCCGCAGGCTCAGAGTGCGCACGACACATTTTGGGATTTTGTTTCGTTGCATACCGAAGCGCAGGCCCACACGATGTGGAATATGTCGGACCGCGGAATTCCCCGTTCCTACCGGACCATGGAAGGGTTCGGCGTCCACACATTCCGGTTGGTGGATGCTGCAGGTAAGACCACTCTGGTGAAATTCCACTGGAAGCCGAAGCTGGGTGTTCACTCATTGGTGTGGGAGGAGGCCCAGATTATTAACGGCATGGATCCCGATTTCCACCGTCGCGATCTGGCCGATGCGATCGAATCAGGTGCGTACCCGGAGTGGGAGCTTGGCATCCAGACGTTCCCGGACACCGAAGATCAAATGTTCGAAGGTATCGACCTTCTGGATCCCACCAAGTTTGTCCCTGAGGAACTGGCGCCGGTTCAGCCAATCGGACTGATGACGCTGAACGCCAACCCGACCAACTACTTTGCCGAGACCGAGCAGGTGGCCTTCCATCCGGGACACCTCGTCCCAGGCATCGATGTCACCAATGATCCTCTGCTGCAGGTCCGCCTGTTCTCATACCTGGACACGCAGATTTCGCGGCTCGGTGGACCGAACTTCGCCCAAATTCCCATCAATCGTCCCCACGCCCCGGTCAACGACATGCTGAGGGACGGGATGCACCAGACTGCCGTGCATGGGGGAGTGGCCCCTTACCATCCGAATTCCCTTGATGGTGGTTGCCCCTTCATGGCCGGGCAGGACGTGGGAGCATTCGTGGACGTACCTGAGGAAATCGCGGCAGGAATTAAGGAACGGAGAAACCCGGCGTCCTTCGATGACCACTTCAGCCAAGCCCGGCTGTTCTTCCGCAGTTTGACGTCGGTAGAGCAGGACCACGTGATTCAGGCCTACACCTTTGAGCTTGGCAAGTGCTATGAAGCGGTGATCCGGGAACGGCAACTCATGGCGCTGGCTAATATTGACGCCGGACTTTGCGCCGCCGTCGCCAAGGGCCTCGGGATGCCGGCTCCCACGGCCACCGTTGACACGCAGGACGTGGAGCCCAGTCCCGCTGTGTCCCAGATTGGTGGGAAATGGCCTGTTGCTGGTCGCGTCGTGGGCATCATCGCGGACACTGAAAGTGACCTGTCGCTGGTGGCCGCAGCCCGCGAGGCGGTTGACGCGGCAGGCATGGTCCCCCTGATCATTGCGCCGACCGGTGGTGTGATTGAGCCGGAGCATGGTGCTGCAGTGACTGTCCAAAGGAGCTACCTCACAGCACGCTCGATCGAGTTTGACGCAATCATTGCAGCGGGCGGTGGGATTCCAGCAGCCGATGCCGTTCCGGGCCGCGATGCCAAGGCCGGCGAACCAGGTGCGACCCTTGATCCGCGCGTGGTTCTTATGGTCTCTGAAGCTTTCCGTCATGGCAAAGCCATTGGCGCCTGGGGTCCAGGTGCCGCAGTTCTGGACGCGGCCGGCGTCCCTCAAGATGCCCCCGGAATCATCAGTGGAGAAGGTCCGGACACCGTGATTCCGGTGGTCCGGGAACTGCTCTCTGCACACCGGGCATGGGAGCGGTTCCCGGCGGCAGGATCAGCTTCGTAG
- a CDS encoding hypothetical protein (identified by Glimmer2; putative), with protein MNIPGPAGQATQPAQPFRLSGTEPEPALILNPKENP; from the coding sequence GTGAACATCCCCGGGCCGGCAGGGCAAGCAACACAACCAGCACAGCCCTTCCGCTTGAGCGGCACTGAACCTGAACCGGCCCTGATCCTGAACCCCAAGGAGAACCCATGA
- a CDS encoding oxidoreductase, aldo/keto reductase family (identified by match to protein family HMM PF00248), with the protein MREISLPSGETVRVLGIGTWGMGENPDNARQETAAIHMALDVGMSVVDTAEMYGNGAAEELVGRALAARRNETFLITKVLPHHATLRGTIDACEGSLRRLGTDSIDLYLLHWRGVVPLAETLEAFEHLQRAGKIRYWGVSNLDVADMEELLRLPGGRNVATDQVLYNLTRRGIEFDLLPRCVERGIPVTAYSPLEQGRMLNDPVLVRIATEHGVSPAQIALAWVLRQPLVLAIPKASSPQHVQECHRALDVRLAPQDLADLDRAHPSPTHKRVLEML; encoded by the coding sequence TTGCGCGAGATATCTCTTCCTTCCGGTGAGACTGTCCGGGTGCTCGGGATCGGAACGTGGGGCATGGGCGAGAACCCCGACAACGCCCGCCAAGAGACCGCGGCGATCCATATGGCCTTGGACGTGGGAATGTCCGTGGTTGATACCGCCGAGATGTATGGCAATGGCGCGGCCGAGGAACTCGTCGGAAGGGCGCTGGCAGCCCGGCGGAATGAAACGTTTCTGATCACCAAAGTCCTGCCGCATCACGCCACATTGCGCGGAACCATCGATGCCTGCGAAGGTAGCCTGCGCCGGCTTGGAACGGACAGCATCGACCTCTATTTGCTGCATTGGCGAGGTGTTGTTCCCTTGGCCGAAACGCTCGAAGCCTTCGAACACCTGCAGCGGGCCGGGAAGATCCGGTACTGGGGCGTCAGTAACCTCGATGTAGCGGACATGGAAGAACTTCTGCGCTTGCCGGGCGGCCGGAATGTCGCGACAGACCAAGTGCTCTATAACCTGACCCGCCGGGGCATCGAGTTCGATCTGTTGCCCCGCTGCGTCGAGAGGGGCATCCCGGTGACGGCGTACTCGCCGCTGGAGCAGGGGCGGATGCTGAATGATCCAGTGCTGGTGCGCATCGCAACCGAACACGGCGTCAGTCCCGCGCAGATTGCCCTTGCCTGGGTGCTCAGGCAGCCACTCGTCTTGGCCATTCCCAAAGCGTCAAGCCCACAACATGTCCAGGAATGCCATCGGGCCCTCGACGTTCGGCTTGCGCCCCAGGACCTGGCCGACTTGGATCGCGCCCATCCTTCTCCCACCCACAAACGCGTGCTTGAGATGCTCTAG
- a CDS encoding putative transcriptional regulator, LysR family (identified by match to protein family HMM PF00126), translating into MSQISSGLTLQQLRYFIEVAAEGSISAAADLLYVAQPTMSASMKDLEARVGRALLLRSARGVTLTADGVEFLGYARQVVEQFALLEQRYLGRPPRRRLLGVSTQHYSFAVDAFVRMVKATDVAEYEFSLRESRTWDIIEDVRTLRSEIGILYRNDFNRKVIDKLLRESGLAFTPLFLADPHIFISRKNPLASKERATLDDLAGLPRLTFDQGANNSFYFAEEILSTLSSKQEIRVSDRATIFNLMIGLHGYTISTGIISGQLDPEIVAIPLDVDERIEIGWIGHAAIPLTDQAQRYLKELRAVVAEFGVALLD; encoded by the coding sequence ATGTCCCAGATCTCGAGCGGATTGACCCTGCAGCAGCTCCGTTACTTCATAGAAGTTGCAGCTGAGGGATCCATCTCCGCGGCCGCCGATCTTCTCTACGTAGCGCAGCCGACAATGTCCGCCTCGATGAAGGATCTTGAGGCCCGGGTTGGCCGTGCACTCCTGCTTCGCTCCGCCCGCGGAGTCACCCTCACCGCCGACGGGGTAGAGTTCCTCGGCTACGCGAGACAGGTCGTAGAGCAGTTCGCTCTCCTCGAGCAGCGCTACCTTGGTAGGCCACCGCGGCGACGTCTGCTCGGGGTGTCAACGCAGCACTACTCGTTCGCGGTGGACGCCTTCGTCCGGATGGTCAAGGCCACTGATGTGGCCGAATACGAGTTCTCGCTGCGTGAGTCCCGTACTTGGGACATCATCGAGGATGTCCGGACGCTCCGCAGCGAGATAGGCATCCTCTACCGGAACGATTTCAACCGGAAGGTCATCGACAAGCTGCTCCGGGAATCCGGGCTCGCGTTCACTCCACTCTTCCTCGCCGATCCGCACATCTTCATTTCACGGAAGAACCCGCTCGCCTCAAAAGAGCGTGCAACTCTCGACGATCTCGCCGGCTTACCGCGGCTAACCTTTGATCAAGGTGCGAACAACTCCTTTTACTTCGCCGAGGAGATTCTCTCCACCTTGTCCAGCAAGCAGGAGATCCGGGTCTCTGACCGTGCCACGATCTTCAACCTCATGATCGGGCTCCACGGGTACACGATCTCGACGGGCATCATCAGCGGGCAGCTCGACCCGGAGATCGTCGCTATCCCGCTCGACGTTGACGAACGCATCGAGATCGGCTGGATCGGCCACGCCGCGATTCCGCTCACCGACCAAGCGCAGCGCTACCTCAAGGAATTGCGGGCCGTCGTGGCTGAGTTCGGCGTCGCGCTACTCGACTGA
- a CDS encoding flavin reductase-like domain protein (identified by match to protein family HMM PF01613): MFHAYPPDTRLEAPKPGFPSSLSADDFKALFRGHPGGVAVITADAGEGPVALTVSSVVSVSAEPPLLIFSVSALSSASEVLSRAETVVVHLLDAHDVDLAKFGATPGADRFDQTHRWSTLATGEAVYDDVRAWVRCAVVNRMEVGTSTIIAVHALESRVMRDVQAGEPGDALVYHNRSWHRLGEHSKHEG; encoded by the coding sequence ATGTTTCACGCTTACCCCCCAGACACCCGGCTCGAGGCTCCCAAGCCGGGCTTCCCGTCCTCCCTATCGGCCGACGATTTCAAAGCACTGTTCCGCGGCCACCCGGGAGGTGTCGCCGTCATCACGGCGGATGCCGGCGAAGGACCGGTGGCGCTGACGGTATCGTCGGTGGTGTCAGTGAGTGCGGAACCTCCGTTGCTGATTTTCTCGGTCTCGGCACTGTCCTCTGCCTCCGAGGTGCTTTCACGCGCCGAAACTGTCGTCGTGCACCTGCTGGACGCGCACGACGTCGACTTGGCGAAGTTTGGCGCGACCCCTGGCGCCGACCGCTTTGACCAGACGCACCGTTGGTCGACCCTTGCAACCGGCGAAGCGGTGTATGACGATGTCCGCGCCTGGGTGCGCTGCGCCGTCGTCAATCGCATGGAGGTGGGGACCTCCACAATCATCGCCGTTCACGCCCTGGAGTCCCGCGTGATGCGTGACGTCCAAGCGGGCGAACCCGGCGACGCTCTGGTCTACCACAACCGCTCATGGCACCGCCTGGGCGAGCATTCCAAGCATGAAGGCTGA
- a CDS encoding hypothetical protein (identified by Glimmer2; putative) produces MTLLTERPATTEPAPEAVNRISVAGTALRGGSYVSLPAGSAQARVEGAYVTAPCSRKISAVTHGSYVAVSGAPAVAGGTVEGSYVTLSKAA; encoded by the coding sequence ATGACTTTGCTTACCGAGCGCCCCGCAACAACCGAACCCGCCCCTGAGGCCGTAAACCGTATCTCTGTAGCCGGTACCGCACTGCGTGGCGGGAGCTACGTATCCCTTCCCGCAGGCAGCGCCCAGGCCCGTGTTGAAGGCGCCTATGTCACCGCCCCCTGTAGCCGAAAAATCTCTGCTGTCACCCATGGCAGCTATGTCGCGGTATCCGGCGCTCCCGCTGTTGCCGGCGGCACCGTCGAAGGCAGCTACGTAACGCTTTCGAAGGCAGCCTAA
- a CDS encoding putative integral membrane protein (DUF1211) (identified by match to protein family HMM PF06736), whose product MTRSDTGRAEAFSDAVIAIVITLLVLELTPPETEPGELLAGLLGQWPTYLAYAASYIYLAVIWLNHKSAFSRIRQMDIGLQWANLGILATLALLPWPTAVIIDTAKTGNVADERVAVALYAIVGALLCLSWLVFFSHLARHPELTEEEVEDSYFARERPRALAGVVLYLAAGTAGVLVHPLVASVIFVILPVFYGLTSHGVEHRPGFLRGL is encoded by the coding sequence GTGACACGCTCCGACACCGGCCGTGCCGAGGCGTTCAGCGATGCCGTCATCGCGATCGTTATCACGCTACTGGTACTTGAGCTCACTCCGCCGGAGACCGAACCCGGGGAGCTGCTGGCCGGACTGCTCGGTCAATGGCCGACATACCTGGCGTATGCGGCGTCCTACATCTATTTGGCCGTGATCTGGCTCAACCACAAATCTGCCTTCTCCCGTATCCGGCAGATGGACATCGGCCTACAGTGGGCCAATCTGGGAATCCTTGCCACGCTCGCCCTTTTGCCCTGGCCAACAGCCGTGATCATCGATACAGCCAAGACAGGCAATGTGGCCGACGAGCGGGTCGCGGTCGCGTTGTACGCGATCGTCGGGGCACTGCTGTGCCTGTCATGGCTGGTGTTCTTCTCGCACTTGGCACGGCATCCTGAGCTCACCGAGGAAGAAGTGGAGGATTCCTACTTCGCGCGCGAGCGACCACGTGCCCTTGCCGGGGTAGTGCTGTACCTCGCGGCGGGAACAGCAGGTGTCCTCGTCCATCCGCTGGTAGCATCGGTGATTTTCGTGATCCTGCCTGTTTTCTACGGTCTCACCAGCCACGGGGTCGAGCACAGGCCGGGCTTCCTGCGAGGTCTCTAG